A section of the Citrus sinensis cultivar Valencia sweet orange chromosome 8, DVS_A1.0, whole genome shotgun sequence genome encodes:
- the LOC127899153 gene encoding uncharacterized protein LOC127899153, with amino-acid sequence MDTIYQRKLEHLYSVYVINPEKVWTNNATNYVVDYAKGEKLNCAVHWKDVSKVYIPLHPKQDHWALAQFDLQKEIIFVYDSMLDYMNDSAFEKELLPFVVMMPLILDRISWYTSHSDNNSLTRKWKVVRVSDIPQQKNK; translated from the exons ATGGACACTATATATCAA CGAAAGTTAGAGCATCTGTATTCAGTTTACGTGATCAACCCTGAAAAAGTATGGACAAATAATGCTACTAATTATGTCGTTGATTATGCCAAGGGTGAAAAACTTAACTGTGCTGTTCATTGGAAAGATGTTTCCAAA GTATATATTCCGCTTCATCCTAAGCAAGATCATTGGGCACTAGCACAGTTTGACCTTCAAAAGGAGATAATTTTTGTGTATGACTCCATGTTAGATTATATGAATGACAGTGCATTTGAGAAGGAATTGTTGCCGTTTGTAGTTATGATGCCATTAATTCTAGATAGGATCTCATGGTATACTTCACATTCTGATAATAATTCTCTAACTCGTAAGTGGAAGGTTGTGCGAGTTTCAGACATCCCACAACAAAAAAACAAGTAA
- the LOC112498098 gene encoding uncharacterized protein LOC112498098, protein MDVQLPAHDPHISVASHVDHDKIDDQPLAHDHQTAGTAHEDADKIDVEPSAHDHQTAGAAHVDADKIDVEPPVHGVINITDEISSKSHDKKRCKEQDCVPLEQHYLRKKRKKSVYVSTPYTDPYKKSRKDAVTESKGPINFDDWMRDGNMEP, encoded by the exons ATGGATGTTCAG CTACCTGCACATGATCCTCATATCTCAGTGGCTTCTCATGTAGACCATGATAAAATAGATGATCAG CCACTTGCACATGATCATCAAACCGCAGGGACTGCTCATGAAGATGCCGATAAAATTGATGTTGAG CCATCTGCACATGATCATCAAACCGCAGGGGCTGCTCATGTAGATGCCGATAAAATTGATGTTGAG CCACCTGTACATGGTGTAATTAACATTACTGATGAAATTTCTAGCAAATCTCACGACAAAAAAAGATGCAAAGAACAAGATTGTGTTCCATTGGAACAACATTATctgagaaaaaagagaaaaaaatcagtATATGTTAGCACACCATACACTGACCCTTATAAGAAGTCACGAAAGGATGCAGTAACTGAATCAAAAGGTCCAATAAACTTTGATGATTGGATGCGTGATGGCAATATGGAGCcgtaa
- the LOC127899381 gene encoding uncharacterized protein LOC127899381 has translation MPSDDNLDNDDQKAVLVKVSNMSSLKALSLIKQRLTEQQYEVFKETCFGHFVYLQDLKFAGQIVHALLLRYVRSTDKAMYFKIGQKECRFSMLEFALITGLKCHKEYDLLVHEKDNTDSICDVFMGGNHEFTQKQLQKAFSTAQSNDDTLMVKFAMLYFLESVLLGKEPKNKIDDLHIRLLDNFKEFNNYPWGRLSFEATMLSLKNTVTRRSKRIGSLDPNTEEKYSLYGFPFVFQVWTYEVISEFGQKFATEKGDLKVPRILKWFCKNKIMADVINKALKEEDTFTVATSLHATGSDGSNEIAQHYMQWFLASEIEWKQELGELNAVSGDEPNNEPNSAHSSVQMQQQVDVVMDDRHATITDDISHTPFNAPSPGFFPSPRNAPTFQRTTPFHEKTSKNVTPSCHVSIGDHVAPTFQKIYDRLSKIEENVQKIDVLEAKLDNITKDLWRTTKLLEEFLASFNAAKDSLTDEWLRKN, from the exons ATGCCATCCGATGATAATTTAGATAACGACGATCAGAAGGCGGTTTTAGTAAAAGTGTCTAATATGTCATCACTAAAGGCACTTTCACTTATAAAGCAACGTCTCACAGAGCAACAATATGAAGTGTTTAAGGAAACATGCTTTGGTCATTTTGTGTACCTTCAAGATCTAAAATTCGCTGGCCAAATTGTTCATGCATTATTATTACGATATGTGAGATCAACTGATAAGGCAATGTACTTCAAAATAGGACAAAAAGAGTGCAGATTTTCTATGCTTGAGTTTGCCTTAATTACGGGATTGAAATGCCATAAAGAATATGATCTTCTAGTACATGAGAAAGACAATACTGATAGTATATGTGATGTGTTCATGGGGGGCAATCATGAATTTactcaaaaacaattacagAAAGCTTTTTCAACAGCCCAGTCCAATGATGATACCTTGATGGTTAAGTTCGCCATGCTATATTTCTTGGAGTCTGTGTTGCTAGGAAAGGAGCCCAAGAATAAGATTGATGACCTCCATATTCGTCTATTAGACAactttaaagaatttaataattatccatGGGGTCGCTTGTCATTTGAGGCAACAATGTTAAGCTTGAAGAACACAGTTACAAGGAGAAGCAAAAGAATTGGTTCATTAGATCCAAACACAGAAGAGAAATACAGCCTTTATGGTTTTCCATTTGTGTTTCAG GTGTGGACATACGAGGTCATTTCTGAATTCGGCCAAAAATTTGCAACCGAAAAGGGTGATTTAAAGGTTCCAAGAATTCTTAAGTGGTTCTGTAAGAACAAGATTATGGCtgatgtaattaataaagCCTTGAAAGAGGAAGACACC TTTACTGTAGCGACATCATTGCATGCCACCGGAAGTGATGGAAGTAATGAGATTGCACAACATTACATGCAATGGTTCTTGGCTTCGGAAATTGAGTGGAAGCAAGAGCTTGGCGAACTCAATGCTGTGAGTGGTGATGAGCCTAACAACGAACCAAATTCTGCACATTCAAGTGTGCAAATGCAGCAGCAAGTTGATGTTGTAATGGATGATAGGCATGCAACCATCACTGATGATATTTCACACACACCATTCAATGCACCCTCCCCAGGATTTTTTCCTTCGCCACGTAATGCACCTACTTTTCAGAGGACAACACCGTTCCACGAAAAAACAAGCAAAAAT GTCACTCCGTCTTGTCATGTCTCCATAGGCGATCATGTTGCTCCAACATTTCAGAAAATTTATGACAGATTAAGCAAAATCGAGGAAAATGTGCAAAAGATTGATGTGTTGGAAGCAAAGCTTGACAACATTACAAAAGACTTATGGAGAACGACGAAGTTACTCGAGGAGTTTCTAGCATCTTTTAATGCAGCCAAAGATAGTCTCACTGATGAG TGGcttagaaaaaattga